A DNA window from uncultured Methanoregula sp. contains the following coding sequences:
- a CDS encoding RlmE family RNA methyltransferase — translation MGSQWGYDKTYLRAKHEGYRSRAAYKLIEIQKKFEVIRPDDNIIDLGAAPGSWLQVLRTMTEARVLGIDLNPIADLDGVETIVGDLTDPEVVEMARSALGIVNVVVCDAAPKLSGHKSYDQARIIELNEMALDFAVKVLKPGGNFVVKSFQGTDFPGLYADVKTHFYSVKTMITKSTRKGSTELYIIAKNFSG, via the coding sequence ATGGGTTCACAATGGGGATATGACAAGACATATTTGCGGGCAAAACACGAGGGATACCGTTCCCGTGCCGCATACAAGCTGATCGAGATCCAGAAAAAGTTCGAAGTCATCCGGCCGGATGACAATATCATCGATCTCGGGGCAGCTCCCGGCAGCTGGCTCCAGGTGCTCCGGACGATGACCGAAGCCCGCGTGCTCGGGATCGATCTCAACCCGATAGCCGATCTCGACGGGGTGGAAACGATTGTCGGCGACCTCACCGATCCCGAAGTGGTGGAGATGGCCCGGTCCGCACTCGGGATTGTCAATGTCGTTGTCTGCGATGCCGCACCGAAACTTTCCGGCCACAAGAGCTACGACCAGGCGCGGATCATCGAGCTCAACGAGATGGCGCTCGATTTTGCAGTGAAAGTGCTCAAACCCGGGGGGAATTTTGTTGTGAAATCTTTCCAGGGAACCGACTTTCCCGGGCTCTATGCAGATGTCAAGACCCATTTCTACTCGGTCAAGACCATGATAACCAAGTCAACCCGTAAAGGAAGTACGGAGCTCTACATCATTGCAAAGAATTTCTCCGGCTGA
- the moaA gene encoding GTP 3',8-cyclase MoaA, which produces MTLKDPYNRPVSNIRISLTKQCNLSCIYCHREGETAPKEPISAAEIAEILRVAAHFDIRSVKFTGGEPLLRPDLLEIVRSVPAGMESSLTTNGTLLSGIATDLKKAGMRRVNVSLDSLNRETYKKITGVDRLSDVLDGISEALDAGLTPIKLNMVVLDGINDHEIDDFLAYVRGNRNLVLQLIELMHFNDCDHHGDLNNLEGSLAARSKQIVTRRMHHRKKYCLDGAEVEVVRPLHNTEFCAFCNRLRVTSDGTLKPCLLRSDNHIDIRGKSGKELEDLFVKAVSLREPFYK; this is translated from the coding sequence ATGACCCTCAAAGACCCCTACAACCGCCCGGTGAGCAATATCCGGATCAGTCTCACCAAACAGTGTAATCTGTCCTGCATCTACTGCCACCGCGAAGGGGAGACCGCACCAAAAGAACCCATATCGGCAGCGGAGATTGCGGAAATTCTGAGGGTCGCAGCGCATTTTGACATCCGGAGCGTGAAATTTACCGGGGGCGAGCCACTGCTCCGGCCGGATCTTCTGGAGATCGTCAGATCGGTTCCTGCAGGCATGGAATCCTCGCTCACCACGAACGGGACACTCCTTTCGGGCATTGCAACCGACCTGAAAAAGGCCGGCATGCGCAGGGTCAACGTGAGCCTGGACAGCCTCAACCGGGAGACCTACAAAAAGATCACCGGTGTCGACCGGCTTTCAGATGTGCTGGACGGGATTTCCGAAGCCCTCGATGCCGGCCTGACCCCGATCAAGCTCAACATGGTGGTCCTTGACGGGATCAATGATCACGAGATCGATGACTTTCTTGCGTACGTGCGGGGAAACCGCAACCTGGTCCTCCAGCTCATCGAGCTGATGCACTTCAATGACTGCGATCATCACGGGGATCTCAATAACCTGGAAGGCTCGCTTGCAGCCCGGTCAAAACAGATCGTGACAAGGAGAATGCACCACCGGAAAAAATACTGCCTGGACGGGGCCGAAGTCGAAGTGGTACGACCCCTCCACAATACCGAGTTCTGTGCATTCTGCAACCGCCTCCGGGTGACATCGGACGGCACCCTCAAGCCCTGCCTCCTCCGCTCGGACAACCATATCGACATCCGGGGAAAGAGCGGTAAGGAGCTCGAAGACCTTTTTGTAAAAGCCGTCTCCCTGCGAGAGCCGTTCTACAAGTAG
- a CDS encoding M20/M25/M40 family metallo-hydrolase — protein MQVNRICSDLVQIKSENPPGETADVIEYIKAFLEKIGIRSQVFEPAKGSCSLVAENRSSPLLFCGHVDVVPALDDGWTHSPFSGHDDGKYIWGRGSTDMKGGCAAILSACEERLNRGLDLPASLAFVCDEETGGELGIRHLLAKDALHPCDCVIAEPTPACHPTIGQKGLCRLEIRFSGTPAHGSLYPAVGVSAIVEALSLIGYMKELNRIDYPVTDDLREIIERSGSVLGREFAINDVRDVLKRLTFNPGVIRGGEKSNVVAQHCDLDLECRVPWGCNIPDLLEGIRAHAPRGKIVSAETNEPSITDPSCRLVAVACSEIEKVYGNRAFPIVQWAASDARHLRRHGFRVIEYGPGEISTLHAVNERVAVDSLEKASRIYKGILQQYAETAPS, from the coding sequence ATGCAGGTAAACCGGATCTGTTCCGATCTTGTACAAATAAAAAGCGAAAATCCCCCGGGCGAAACCGCGGATGTGATCGAGTACATAAAGGCGTTTCTTGAGAAGATCGGGATCCGCTCGCAGGTTTTTGAACCGGCAAAGGGCAGCTGCAGCCTGGTTGCAGAAAACAGATCATCCCCATTACTTTTCTGCGGCCATGTGGATGTTGTCCCGGCGCTGGACGATGGCTGGACGCATTCCCCGTTCTCGGGCCATGACGACGGGAAGTATATCTGGGGCAGGGGCTCCACGGACATGAAAGGCGGATGTGCCGCAATCCTTTCCGCCTGCGAAGAGAGATTGAACAGGGGACTTGATCTTCCTGCCTCGCTTGCATTTGTCTGCGATGAAGAGACCGGAGGCGAGCTGGGCATCCGCCATCTGCTTGCAAAGGATGCGCTCCATCCCTGCGACTGCGTGATCGCAGAACCTACGCCGGCATGCCATCCCACGATCGGCCAGAAAGGGCTCTGCCGGCTGGAGATCAGATTCTCGGGAACTCCGGCGCATGGTTCCCTGTATCCGGCAGTCGGGGTCAGCGCTATAGTTGAGGCACTCTCGCTCATCGGGTACATGAAAGAGCTGAACCGGATCGATTACCCGGTAACGGATGATCTGAGGGAGATTATCGAACGATCAGGGAGCGTGCTCGGCAGGGAGTTTGCGATCAACGATGTGCGGGATGTTCTCAAACGGCTGACATTCAACCCGGGTGTCATCCGGGGCGGGGAGAAGTCCAATGTTGTGGCACAGCACTGCGATCTTGACCTGGAATGCCGGGTGCCGTGGGGCTGCAATATCCCGGATCTTCTGGAGGGGATACGGGCCCATGCCCCACGCGGGAAGATAGTCTCAGCAGAGACAAACGAACCCTCCATAACCGATCCATCCTGCAGGCTCGTAGCAGTCGCCTGCTCCGAGATCGAGAAAGTCTACGGCAACAGGGCCTTTCCAATCGTCCAGTGGGCTGCAAGCGATGCCCGCCACCTGCGCCGGCACGGATTCCGGGTCATCGAATACGGACCCGGGGAGATCTCAACGCTTCATGCCGTCAATGAACGGGTTGCGGTCGATTCCCTGGAAAAGGCTTCCCGGATTTACAAGGGTATCCTGCAGCAATATGCGGAAACGGCTCCCTCGTAA
- a CDS encoding tetratricopeptide repeat protein yields the protein MRLKLLVPVIILLVFLVGMVHAEDASEWISQGQTAQLSGNYELALSYFNKAIELDKNSPTAYSGKAAALNSLGQYSAALDAADASLALRSSGAEALNARAFALYSLGRYADSVAAYDKLFIVQQNRADAFCTQGSAYMFLNKPDMASVSYTKCSNLDPQNFNSWNNLGLAYIAQGNYAQALSAFDQATAITTKSAEIWNNKGVALAGLNRTQDAMDCFSKAIGIDPGYTDAQKNKANMYGKAQYYTITGSPTPTLAPWKLGGDTTRTVTPTPTGTLIAPSVVMTPVAAETTLAESPVTTSTPVPRKTTYSPLSPLTTLGALTGVCGLFFLMQRNKK from the coding sequence ATGAGGTTGAAACTACTTGTTCCGGTAATCATACTCCTGGTATTTTTGGTTGGCATGGTTCATGCAGAAGACGCGTCAGAGTGGATCTCCCAGGGCCAGACTGCGCAGCTTTCGGGAAATTACGAATTGGCCCTCTCTTATTTCAACAAGGCGATCGAACTGGACAAGAATTCGCCGACAGCATATTCCGGCAAGGCTGCAGCCCTCAACAGCCTGGGCCAGTACTCGGCAGCGCTGGATGCAGCAGATGCGTCCCTTGCCCTGCGATCCAGCGGGGCTGAAGCCCTGAATGCCCGGGCTTTCGCGCTCTACAGCCTCGGGCGGTACGCGGACTCCGTGGCAGCCTACGATAAACTCTTCATTGTTCAGCAGAACCGGGCAGACGCGTTCTGTACCCAGGGATCTGCCTACATGTTCCTGAACAAACCGGATATGGCCTCCGTGTCGTACACAAAGTGTTCGAATTTGGATCCGCAAAATTTCAATTCCTGGAACAATCTGGGCCTTGCATATATAGCCCAGGGCAACTATGCCCAGGCCCTCAGCGCATTCGACCAGGCCACGGCCATTACAACCAAGAGCGCCGAGATCTGGAACAACAAGGGTGTTGCCCTGGCAGGCCTCAACCGGACACAGGATGCCATGGATTGTTTCAGCAAGGCGATAGGCATCGATCCCGGGTATACTGATGCCCAGAAGAACAAGGCGAACATGTACGGGAAGGCCCAGTATTATACTATTACCGGAAGCCCGACCCCGACCCTTGCTCCCTGGAAACTGGGAGGGGATACCACCCGGACTGTCACGCCAACCCCGACTGGCACGCTCATCGCACCATCTGTTGTCATGACTCCAGTAGCTGCTGAAACAACCCTGGCAGAGTCTCCGGTAACAACAAGTACCCCGGTTCCCCGGAAGACCACCTACTCTCCGCTCTCCCCTCTCACGACCCTGGGTGCACTCACCGGTGTATGCGGGCTGTTCTTCCTCATGCAACGGAATAAAAAATAA
- a CDS encoding MFS transporter, whose amino-acid sequence MRIPFTLFFGIFVIMALSNAIVPVLPAFAGSSTLQGAIYSAYFLGALVSTLPGGILSDRLGRITVMRAGLIITVASGILLLTISNPLLALPARFVEGIGAGLFVAAGMSFVNSRPDHERMSGYYLALLNAGLVLGLVCAGWLSEIFTNASVGLLVFSALSVLPATVSLTLRDTVSHGEATFDPVLLRMLALDYLWLWLSAIILVGITGVIISLYPEFSDLPPHLVGFWIAGMSIATIVSVLVVPRFSFPPITAIRWSAVLMAAGAVLSFFSPAGLVVIGVVAGAVMIAQMAFLAKIREHQGTVMGLFSTASYLGMAVLPFLAGIVADTAGFLAAFCTAAACAILVTLTIGRCSSCRD is encoded by the coding sequence ATGCGCATCCCCTTTACTCTTTTTTTCGGCATCTTCGTCATCATGGCGCTTTCGAACGCCATCGTGCCCGTGCTGCCGGCTTTTGCCGGAAGTTCCACACTGCAGGGAGCAATCTATTCCGCCTATTTTCTCGGAGCCCTTGTAAGCACGCTTCCCGGGGGGATTCTTTCCGACCGGCTCGGCCGGATCACGGTCATGCGGGCAGGTCTTATCATCACGGTTGCAAGCGGCATTCTTCTCCTCACCATCAGCAACCCGTTACTGGCTCTTCCGGCCCGGTTTGTCGAAGGAATCGGGGCCGGACTTTTCGTGGCCGCAGGGATGTCCTTTGTGAACTCAAGGCCCGATCACGAGCGGATGAGCGGGTATTACCTGGCCCTCCTCAATGCCGGTCTTGTTCTCGGGCTTGTCTGTGCGGGCTGGTTGTCTGAAATCTTCACCAATGCCAGCGTCGGCCTTCTGGTTTTTTCCGCCCTTTCGGTTCTCCCGGCCACAGTCAGCCTGACCCTCCGGGATACCGTTTCACATGGGGAAGCTACTTTTGATCCGGTGCTCCTGCGGATGCTAGCGCTTGACTACCTTTGGCTCTGGCTCTCCGCGATAATCCTTGTCGGGATCACCGGGGTTATCATCTCCCTGTACCCGGAATTTTCTGATCTGCCACCCCACCTCGTGGGTTTCTGGATCGCGGGTATGAGTATTGCCACCATAGTCTCCGTCCTTGTTGTGCCGCGCTTCTCGTTTCCTCCGATTACAGCCATCCGCTGGTCTGCAGTGCTCATGGCTGCCGGAGCGGTTCTCTCGTTCTTCTCGCCCGCTGGTCTCGTGGTAATAGGAGTTGTGGCCGGAGCGGTCATGATAGCCCAGATGGCATTTCTTGCGAAGATCAGGGAACACCAGGGAACCGTCATGGGATTGTTCTCAACCGCGAGCTACCTGGGCATGGCAGTCCTGCCGTTCCTTGCAGGCATTGTTGCCGATACCGCCGGATTCCTTGCAGCATTCTGCACGGCAGCTGCCTGTGCAATTCTCGTCACCCTCACGATAGGCCGATGCTCTTCCTGCAGGGATTGA
- a CDS encoding beta-CASP ribonuclease aCPSF1, producing MQIEERLKELKEKINEKVPRGITVTQVEFEGPELVIYTDDPKRFADEADLIKILARDLRKRIVVRPTILEDPEKAYNDIKAVVPESAGITDIFFDADTGEVLIEAEKPGVVIGKNGMTLRDITRHIGWTPKVVRTPPIESSTVKQVRQYLRSVNEERKQFLRTIGRRIHRDIPGREDTGKDAIKRDQWVRVTMLGCCREVGRAAFLLSTPNSKVLIDCGEKPDNANGTPYLYVPEIHPLSQLDAVVLTHAHLDHCALIPLLYKYGYEGPVYSTPPTRDLSAMLQLDYLDVINKEDRKIPYSSHEVKTYIRHSITLNYGSVTDIAPDIKLTFHNAGHILGSAIAHFHLGDGMYNIAFTGDFNYGKSRLFNPAINQFPRLEALFMESTYGGSNDFQQPRADAEARLYETINNVIQRGGKVIIPAFSVGRSQEVMLALEEGMRLEKIPKVKIYLDGMIREATAIHTTYPEYLNTELRNQIFREGMNPFLAECFQQVDSSDLREKAMNGDPCVIISTSGMLNGGPVMEYLLNLAQDEKNALVFVGYQADGTYGRRIQKGWREVPMGRKGTITINLEIVTVDGFSGHSDRRQLMNYIGQIQPRPEKIFCIHGDENNTIDLASSIYKRYHIETHSPMNLETYRMV from the coding sequence ATGCAGATAGAAGAACGGCTCAAAGAGCTCAAAGAAAAGATCAACGAGAAAGTTCCCCGGGGCATCACGGTAACCCAGGTTGAATTCGAAGGACCGGAACTCGTTATCTATACCGATGACCCGAAACGGTTCGCCGATGAAGCGGACTTAATCAAGATCCTTGCCCGCGACTTGAGGAAAAGGATCGTTGTACGCCCGACCATTCTCGAAGACCCCGAGAAAGCCTACAATGATATCAAGGCCGTTGTCCCTGAGTCTGCCGGTATCACGGACATCTTCTTCGATGCGGATACCGGAGAAGTTTTGATCGAGGCGGAAAAGCCCGGGGTTGTCATTGGCAAGAACGGGATGACCCTGCGGGACATCACCCGTCATATCGGCTGGACACCGAAAGTTGTCCGGACACCACCTATCGAAAGCAGCACGGTCAAGCAGGTACGGCAGTACCTCCGCTCGGTCAACGAGGAACGCAAACAGTTCCTGCGCACCATCGGCCGCAGGATCCACCGCGACATCCCGGGCCGGGAAGATACCGGCAAGGATGCAATAAAGCGGGACCAGTGGGTCCGTGTCACGATGCTCGGCTGCTGCCGGGAAGTCGGCCGTGCAGCCTTCCTCCTTTCAACCCCGAACAGCAAAGTCCTGATCGATTGCGGAGAGAAGCCGGATAATGCAAACGGCACACCGTACCTGTATGTGCCGGAGATCCACCCGCTCTCCCAGCTTGATGCTGTTGTTCTCACCCATGCACATCTCGACCACTGCGCCCTCATCCCTCTCCTGTACAAATACGGGTACGAAGGCCCGGTCTACTCCACACCGCCGACCCGGGATCTCTCGGCCATGCTCCAGCTGGATTACCTGGACGTGATCAACAAGGAAGACCGGAAGATCCCGTACTCCTCCCACGAGGTCAAGACCTATATCCGGCACTCCATCACCCTCAACTACGGCAGCGTCACGGATATCGCTCCCGACATCAAGCTCACCTTCCACAATGCCGGGCATATCCTCGGGTCGGCCATTGCCCATTTCCATCTGGGCGACGGGATGTACAACATCGCGTTTACCGGGGACTTCAACTACGGCAAAAGCCGGCTCTTCAACCCGGCCATCAACCAGTTCCCGCGCCTCGAGGCCCTCTTCATGGAGAGCACGTACGGCGGGAGTAATGATTTCCAGCAGCCCCGGGCCGATGCCGAGGCACGGCTCTACGAGACCATCAACAATGTCATCCAGCGGGGCGGAAAAGTCATCATCCCCGCGTTCTCGGTTGGCCGGTCGCAGGAAGTCATGCTGGCTCTTGAGGAAGGTATGCGCCTTGAGAAGATCCCGAAAGTCAAGATCTATCTCGATGGTATGATTCGGGAAGCAACCGCGATCCACACAACCTACCCGGAGTATCTCAATACGGAACTCCGGAACCAGATCTTCCGAGAGGGCATGAACCCGTTCCTTGCCGAATGCTTCCAGCAGGTGGACTCATCTGACCTGCGCGAGAAAGCGATGAACGGCGATCCGTGCGTCATCATCTCAACAAGTGGCATGCTCAACGGCGGACCTGTCATGGAGTACCTTCTCAACCTTGCCCAGGACGAGAAGAATGCGCTCGTCTTTGTCGGGTACCAGGCGGACGGCACGTACGGCCGGCGTATCCAGAAAGGCTGGCGCGAAGTGCCCATGGGCCGCAAGGGAACGATCACGATCAACCTTGAAATTGTCACGGTCGATGGTTTCTCGGGACACTCCGACCGCCGGCAGCTGATGAATTACATCGGCCAGATCCAGCCCCGGCCCGAGAAGATCTTCTGCATCCACGGCGATGAGAACAACACGATAGACCTTGCCAGTTCCATTTACAAGCGTTACCACATCGAGACACATTCTCCCATGAACCTCGAGACTTACCGCATGGTCTGA
- the psmB gene encoding archaeal proteasome endopeptidase complex subunit beta, whose product MPEQVQESMKGTTTIGIVFAGGVILATEKRATMGYMIASKKAKKVYQVADRIGMTTAGGVGDAQQLARILTVECNLYQIRRSRPITVGATATLLSNYLNQNRYFPYYVQLLVGGVDEKGPGIYSVDAMGGATKEEEIVATGSGSPMAYGVLEDRFKPGMTEAEAIELAIRGLKSAMKRDAGSGEGIHVVVITKDKFQDLSEDEVKTFLARIAA is encoded by the coding sequence ATGCCTGAACAGGTACAGGAGTCCATGAAGGGGACAACAACCATCGGTATTGTTTTTGCCGGGGGTGTGATCCTAGCAACCGAGAAGCGGGCGACCATGGGCTACATGATCGCCAGCAAGAAAGCAAAGAAAGTATACCAGGTGGCAGACCGGATCGGTATGACCACTGCCGGCGGGGTTGGCGATGCCCAGCAGCTTGCCCGTATCCTCACGGTAGAATGCAACCTTTACCAGATCCGCAGGTCCCGCCCGATCACGGTCGGCGCAACTGCTACCCTGCTCTCCAATTATCTGAACCAGAACCGGTATTTCCCCTATTATGTCCAGCTCCTTGTTGGTGGTGTGGATGAGAAGGGCCCGGGCATCTATTCTGTTGATGCAATGGGCGGTGCGACAAAGGAAGAGGAGATCGTTGCAACGGGTTCCGGCTCTCCCATGGCCTATGGTGTACTCGAAGACCGGTTCAAGCCGGGCATGACCGAAGCTGAAGCGATTGAGCTGGCAATCCGCGGACTCAAGTCCGCAATGAAACGCGATGCCGGATCCGGCGAGGGGATCCACGTTGTTGTAATAACCAAGGACAAATTCCAGGATCTGAGCGAGGATGAAGTCAAGACGTTCCTTGCCAGGATCGCTGCTTAA
- a CDS encoding CBS domain-containing protein, producing MTSDVVHVEIPGNRDDVLKILKRTGISGVPVIKNKKIVGIITRKDLLSKPEETQLGLLMTSKPLVIGPDLELKEAARILITRRIRRLPVVEDGHLIGLLSVADVISGLAQLKIREEIKDKYTSRTFALWEDTPLPVVGRVMEISGVDAIPILDAENKLQGIISERDLIRNSSIEDSVGVSDFSNGTDDDEWTWESIRDNHTISFGISRVQLPNRPVKLAMVRNVVAVPQNAEVSECALKMKRSRVDQLPVVNGDKKLVSILYDRELIRAMCQDGSE from the coding sequence ATGACCTCTGACGTGGTCCATGTTGAGATCCCGGGAAACCGCGACGATGTCTTGAAAATTCTCAAGCGCACGGGAATCTCCGGTGTCCCGGTCATCAAGAACAAGAAAATTGTGGGGATCATTACCCGGAAGGATCTGCTTTCCAAGCCTGAAGAGACCCAGCTCGGCCTTCTCATGACCTCAAAGCCCCTTGTCATCGGACCGGACCTGGAACTCAAGGAAGCTGCCCGTATTCTCATTACCCGCCGGATCCGCCGGCTCCCGGTTGTCGAGGACGGCCATCTTATCGGCCTCCTGTCCGTTGCCGATGTGATCTCGGGCCTTGCCCAGCTCAAAATTCGGGAAGAGATCAAGGACAAGTATACCAGCCGGACCTTTGCCCTCTGGGAAGACACGCCCCTCCCGGTTGTCGGCAGGGTCATGGAGATCTCCGGTGTTGATGCGATTCCCATCCTCGATGCCGAGAACAAGCTCCAGGGCATCATATCCGAGCGGGATCTCATACGGAATTCCAGTATCGAGGACTCCGTAGGCGTTTCGGACTTCTCCAACGGGACTGACGATGACGAGTGGACCTGGGAGAGCATCCGCGACAACCATACCATCAGTTTTGGCATCTCCCGGGTCCAGCTCCCGAACCGGCCGGTAAAACTTGCAATGGTCCGGAACGTTGTTGCGGTTCCCCAGAATGCTGAAGTGAGCGAGTGTGCTCTCAAGATGAAGCGTTCCCGGGTGGACCAGTTGCCGGTCGTGAATGGCGACAAGAAACTCGTCTCGATCCTGTATGACCGGGAACTGATCCGGGCCATGTGCCAGGACGGATCAGAATAA
- a CDS encoding universal stress protein — MFNTILVAVDGSETSQRALDKAVQMAKAGNAKLHAAYVIETGLFSSLPADNTVEIMYNVLQKEGEAVLDKAKVKAAASGVTLISHFKSGHAGSEVISLADKIKADLIIVGSHGKSQTDRLLIGSVSTFVVTHSTVSTLVVRS; from the coding sequence ATGTTTAATACAATCCTTGTTGCAGTTGATGGTTCGGAGACCAGCCAGCGCGCACTTGACAAGGCTGTTCAGATGGCAAAGGCAGGAAATGCGAAACTCCATGCAGCCTATGTCATCGAGACTGGTCTGTTCTCATCCCTTCCTGCTGACAATACGGTCGAGATCATGTACAATGTTCTCCAGAAAGAGGGTGAGGCTGTTCTTGACAAGGCAAAAGTCAAGGCTGCAGCAAGCGGAGTCACCTTAATTTCCCATTTCAAGTCCGGCCATGCAGGCAGCGAGGTCATCTCCCTTGCAGATAAGATCAAGGCGGATTTGATCATTGTCGGATCCCATGGCAAGAGCCAGACCGACCGGCTCCTGATTGGGAGCGTAAGCACATTTGTTGTCACCCACAGTACGGTTTCAACCCTGGTGGTGAGATCATAA
- a CDS encoding amidohydrolase family protein has product MKDHPQILSGNAFLGKELTETPVDIYIENGIIAAIEETRSAPLRWISPALFDAHTHLGDTIAMDCGVTGDLSALVTPPDGLKHRLLAAASRPDLVAGMRASLLGMARGGIAGCADFREGGRDGVLALREAACELPIKPLIFGREGGEQIADGLGISSARDVPDAERQVREARNAGKLVAFHAGERDPDDVDAALAFDPDLIIHATHATKKQIRSCADRDIPIAICPRSNWILGVSRSPGHPPLGYMQECGCRILLGTDNVMFVPPDLFSEMAFVSTVYGSNPVDILRLAVAGSELTGSPYYIRVGAPANLFEISFSASALRFTRDPLATLVKRANFAEIGKNVFNSQLK; this is encoded by the coding sequence ATGAAAGACCACCCGCAGATCCTGTCCGGCAATGCATTCCTTGGAAAGGAGCTTACTGAAACGCCGGTCGATATATATATCGAAAATGGTATCATCGCTGCCATTGAGGAGACCCGATCTGCACCCCTGCGCTGGATCTCCCCCGCGCTCTTTGATGCTCACACGCACCTTGGCGATACGATCGCGATGGACTGCGGGGTTACCGGTGACCTTTCTGCACTCGTGACTCCCCCGGATGGCCTGAAACACCGGCTTCTTGCCGCGGCATCGCGCCCTGATCTCGTGGCCGGTATGCGGGCAAGTCTTTTAGGCATGGCACGCGGCGGCATTGCCGGGTGTGCCGATTTCCGGGAGGGTGGCCGGGATGGTGTCCTCGCCCTCCGGGAGGCTGCCTGCGAACTCCCGATCAAACCCCTGATCTTCGGGCGGGAAGGCGGAGAACAGATCGCCGATGGACTCGGGATCAGCAGCGCACGGGATGTTCCCGATGCAGAACGGCAGGTGCGGGAGGCCAGGAATGCAGGAAAACTCGTGGCGTTCCATGCCGGCGAACGAGACCCGGATGACGTGGATGCAGCGCTCGCATTCGACCCCGATCTTATCATTCACGCCACCCATGCAACAAAGAAACAGATCCGGTCCTGTGCAGACCGGGATATCCCAATTGCCATCTGCCCCCGGTCCAACTGGATCCTGGGTGTCAGCAGGTCACCGGGCCATCCCCCGCTCGGCTATATGCAGGAATGCGGCTGCCGGATTCTGCTCGGGACGGATAACGTGATGTTTGTTCCTCCCGATCTCTTCTCGGAAATGGCTTTTGTCTCTACCGTATATGGTTCAAATCCCGTGGATATCCTTCGCTTGGCTGTTGCGGGATCAGAGCTCACCGGCTCACCCTATTATATCCGGGTCGGGGCGCCTGCCAATTTGTTTGAAATCAGTTTTTCTGCATCAGCCCTGAGATTCACGCGCGATCCGCTCGCAACGCTGGTGAAACGGGCGAATTTTGCCGAAATTGGCAAAAATGTTTTTAATTCACAACTCAAATAA
- a CDS encoding preprotein translocase subunit Sec61beta, producing MAKKQGGRLLSSAGLVNYYESEDRRAVHISPITVMVVAAAIGIIVLVLNFVFGTKTV from the coding sequence ATGGCAAAGAAGCAAGGTGGCCGATTACTCTCCTCAGCAGGACTCGTCAATTATTACGAGAGCGAGGACCGTAGGGCAGTTCATATCAGTCCGATAACGGTAATGGTTGTCGCGGCAGCAATCGGTATTATCGTTCTGGTCCTGAATTTTGTATTCGGGACAAAGACGGTATAA
- a CDS encoding coenzyme F420-0:L-glutamate ligase has protein sequence MEPIHVMGVQGLPLIHAGDNIAALICEKILVQDGDILCIASTIYSKAKGYTKTLSSITPTERAVRLGKLNGEDPRFVQAVLDASNDIIMEHPFILSELAFGHIGVRAGVDQSNIEDGMVIFLPPDPMKSAEDLRDEIQKISGKDIGVIITDTCGRSFRRGQTGNAIGWSGFPAIRDFRGDTDLFGHVLKITEEAIVDEIAGFSNFVMGESNNGVPAVIFRNCGRWEGHDNLYFRNDEDITKRVLKKSAFE, from the coding sequence ATGGAACCGATTCATGTCATGGGTGTGCAGGGCCTTCCCCTCATCCATGCCGGAGATAATATTGCGGCACTGATTTGCGAGAAAATACTGGTGCAGGATGGGGATATTCTCTGTATCGCCTCCACGATCTATTCAAAGGCGAAGGGGTACACCAAGACCCTCTCGTCAATTACACCCACAGAACGTGCGGTGCGCCTCGGGAAGCTGAATGGCGAAGACCCGCGCTTTGTGCAGGCAGTCCTGGATGCGTCTAACGATATCATCATGGAGCACCCGTTCATCCTTTCGGAACTGGCATTCGGGCATATCGGCGTCCGTGCTGGCGTTGACCAGTCCAATATCGAAGACGGGATGGTAATTTTTCTCCCACCCGACCCGATGAAATCCGCAGAGGACTTGCGAGACGAGATACAGAAAATCAGCGGAAAAGATATCGGGGTTATCATAACCGATACCTGCGGCCGATCCTTCCGGCGGGGCCAGACCGGGAACGCGATCGGCTGGAGTGGCTTTCCGGCAATCCGGGATTTCCGCGGCGATACGGATCTCTTCGGCCATGTGCTCAAGATCACCGAAGAGGCTATTGTCGACGAGATCGCCGGATTCTCGAATTTCGTGATGGGGGAGAGTAATAACGGGGTCCCGGCCGTTATCTTCCGCAACTGCGGAAGATGGGAAGGCCACGACAATCTCTACTTCAGGAATGATGAGGATATTACCAAACGCGTTCTCAAGAAGAGCGCTTTTGAATAA